A genomic region of Candidatus Paceibacterota bacterium contains the following coding sequences:
- the cysD gene encoding sulfate adenylyltransferase subunit CysD yields the protein MVVKNHLKDLEADSIHIIRETVASFKNPVMLYSIGKDSSVLLHLIRKAFFPGKIPFPLLHIDTGFKFQEMIKFRSKIKKELALDLIVYKNESEQAMSFKPDEANTDEYIYHKKTKALLDALKEHDFDVAFGGARRDEEKSRAKERIFSHRNANGVWDPKNQRPELWSLYNTKIKKGETMRVFPLSNWTELDIWNYIKQENIKIVPLYFAEKRRMLIRNGVLVRVDEFNIPKKGEKIIKDWSRFRTLGCSPSTGAVLSKATNLDEIIEEIRLTHFSERQTRAIDNSSSMEYKKKQGYF from the coding sequence ATGGTAGTGAAAAATCACCTAAAAGACTTAGAGGCTGATAGCATACATATAATCAGAGAAACTGTGGCTTCTTTTAAAAATCCAGTAATGCTTTACTCTATTGGCAAAGATTCTTCAGTTCTGCTACATCTAATAAGGAAAGCCTTTTTCCCTGGAAAAATACCTTTTCCTCTATTACATATCGATACAGGTTTTAAATTTCAGGAGATGATTAAGTTTAGATCTAAGATAAAAAAAGAACTCGCTCTTGACCTCATCGTTTATAAAAACGAATCTGAACAGGCGATGTCCTTTAAGCCGGATGAAGCCAATACCGACGAATATATTTATCACAAAAAGACCAAAGCCCTTTTAGACGCTCTCAAGGAGCACGATTTTGATGTGGCTTTTGGGGGAGCGAGGAGAGATGAAGAGAAATCTAGAGCAAAAGAAAGAATTTTTTCTCATAGAAACGCAAATGGAGTTTGGGATCCTAAAAATCAAAGACCAGAATTGTGGAGTTTGTACAATACGAAAATCAAGAAAGGGGAGACTATGAGAGTTTTTCCTTTATCAAATTGGACAGAGTTGGATATTTGGAATTATATCAAACAAGAAAATATTAAAATCGTTCCTTTGTATTTTGCTGAGAAGAGGAGGATGTTAATAAGAAATGGGGTTCTAGTTCGTGTGGATGAATTTAATATACCAAAAAAGGGTGAAAAGATAATCAAAGATTGGAGTCGTTTTAGAACTCTTGGATGCTCTCCATCTACAGGGGCAGTGCTATCTAAGGCCACTAATTTAGATGAGATTATTGAGGAAATCCGACTTACTCATTTTTCCGAAAGACAAACTCGAGCTATAGACAATAGCTCTAGTATGGAATATAAAAAGAAGCAGGGTTATTTTTAA
- a CDS encoding ATP-binding cassette domain-containing protein, translating to MKRIEVKNVSKIFHTSFKKDESALSHIINFIKGNRDKKDIVVLENISFDVNSGEILGIIGRNGSGKSTLLRLIAEVYEPNSGKIMTSGKVIYLTGLGQGTSSKLTMRENIYLMGSVMGLSQRDIKNKFEDIVAFSGLRDFVDMKVYQFSRGMISRLNFSTIIHCVRHHNPDILLLDEVLSGGGDIEFQEKAIEKMEELIKSGATVIMVSHGLNTIKEYCDKVIWLEKGKILKEGPPDDIAREYMQKTIGAGKKERFLDL from the coding sequence ATGAAAAGAATAGAGGTAAAAAATGTTTCAAAAATCTTCCATACAAGCTTCAAAAAAGACGAGAGCGCACTTTCGCATATTATAAACTTTATAAAAGGAAACCGGGATAAAAAAGATATCGTTGTGTTGGAAAACATATCTTTCGATGTTAATTCGGGAGAGATTTTGGGAATAATAGGTAGAAATGGTTCTGGAAAAAGCACTTTACTCAGATTAATAGCAGAAGTATACGAACCGAATAGTGGTAAAATAATGACTTCTGGAAAAGTAATATATTTGACAGGTTTAGGGCAAGGAACATCTTCAAAGTTAACAATGAGAGAAAATATATATCTCATGGGTTCAGTTATGGGGCTGTCACAAAGAGATATAAAAAATAAATTTGAAGACATAGTTGCTTTCTCCGGTCTTAGAGATTTTGTAGATATGAAAGTCTATCAATTCTCAAGGGGTATGATCTCTCGTTTAAACTTTTCTACTATAATACACTGTGTCAGACATCATAATCCTGATATCTTATTGCTCGATGAGGTATTGTCTGGTGGTGGAGATATAGAGTTTCAAGAGAAAGCAATTGAAAAGATGGAAGAATTAATAAAGAGCGGAGCTACTGTGATAATGGTAAGTCACGGTCTAAACACAATAAAAGAATACTGCGACAAAGTTATTTGGCTGGAAAAAGGGAAAATACTAAAGGAGGGTCCCCCCGACGATATCGCCCGAGAATATATGCAGAAAACGATCGGTGCTGGAAAAAAAGAAAGATTCTTAGATCTGTAA
- a CDS encoding glycosyltransferase family 2 protein yields the protein MRIETVVIIINYNGIEHLAECFESLENQSYKNFKIILIDNASTDNSVSFVENNFPDTDILLNTKNYGFPEPVNSAIRHAIKDYSPKYLTFLNNDTKVDKEWLKNLIFSIGLEDKIAAVSSNMFSYDRPELIDSQGGSCDFIGEGTSINFRKEKDSVNIMRKEVLFPCFGAAIIKASLLEEIGYLDDRYFSYHEDLDWGWRANLLGYKVVFEDKAIVYHKGSATWKKYELKKIYLCKRNSLCTIIKNYELKNLLLALGLTLVRSITFFGGQLINKREDISFLGKLRIAFAPFYAFIWNFSNLRETLRLRKIIQCKRIVGDDNILDLQI from the coding sequence ATGAGAATTGAAACAGTTGTAATAATTATTAACTATAATGGTATAGAACATTTAGCAGAGTGTTTTGAGTCACTAGAAAATCAGTCATATAAGAATTTTAAAATAATCTTAATAGATAATGCGTCTACCGATAACAGTGTGAGTTTTGTAGAAAATAATTTTCCGGACACAGATATTTTATTGAATACCAAAAATTATGGATTCCCTGAGCCTGTCAATTCTGCAATAAGGCACGCTATAAAAGATTATTCGCCAAAGTATCTTACCTTTTTAAACAATGATACAAAAGTAGATAAAGAATGGCTGAAAAACCTAATCTTTTCAATAGGACTCGAAGACAAAATCGCTGCAGTCTCCTCCAATATGTTTTCTTATGATAGACCAGAGCTAATAGACAGTCAGGGGGGCTCTTGCGATTTTATAGGAGAGGGAACCAGTATAAATTTTAGGAAGGAGAAAGATTCTGTGAACATAATGAGAAAAGAAGTTTTATTCCCTTGTTTTGGTGCAGCCATTATCAAGGCAAGCTTATTAGAAGAGATAGGGTATTTAGATGATCGATATTTTTCTTACCACGAAGATCTTGATTGGGGGTGGAGAGCAAACCTGCTTGGCTATAAGGTTGTCTTTGAGGATAAAGCCATCGTATACCACAAAGGCAGTGCTACTTGGAAGAAATATGAATTAAAAAAAATCTATCTCTGCAAGAGAAATTCTTTATGTACAATTATAAAAAATTATGAACTTAAAAACTTACTTCTAGCATTAGGGCTGACCTTGGTGCGATCTATAACTTTTTTTGGTGGGCAGTTAATAAATAAGAGGGAAGATATATCATTTTTAGGAAAGCTAAGGATAGCATTCGCTCCGTTTTATGCTTTTATATGGAACTTCTCTAATTTAAGAGAGACTTTGAGATTAAGAAAAATCATTCAATGTAAAAGAATTGTCGGGGACGATAATATCCTAGATTTACAGATCTAA
- a CDS encoding glycosyltransferase — translation MKIAVFHNFMDNIGGAEMVSLTLARELNADLYTTNIDSGKIEKTGFADVLPRIKSIGKIPRNAPLRQQLALWKFRRLDLRGKYDFFIISGDWAMSGAVNNKPNLWYVHSPLNELWQFKDYIREEILSWWKRPIYDIWVWINRRLTLSYSKYVDILICNSKNTQNRIKKYYNKDAVIIFPPTDISKYRCRQSKNYWLSVNRLITHKRIELQTKAFSKLPDERLIIVGSYEKGARQFEKYKKYIEKTKPANVEIINWADDRKLTELYSECKGFITTAKDEDFGMTAVEAMASGKPVIAPNDGGYKESVINNVTGILIDNIDEGNLKNAIERIRGELDRNQDIYRYESMKRSKIFNKEEFISKIKEQIKNLYEN, via the coding sequence ATGAAAATAGCTGTATTTCACAATTTTATGGACAATATCGGCGGTGCTGAAATGGTATCTCTGACCTTGGCGAGGGAGCTTAATGCCGATCTATATACTACCAATATTGATAGTGGAAAAATCGAGAAGACAGGATTTGCCGATGTATTGCCGAGGATAAAATCTATAGGGAAAATACCAAGAAATGCACCACTAAGACAGCAGCTGGCTCTTTGGAAATTCAGAAGACTCGATTTGAGAGGTAAATATGATTTTTTTATAATTTCCGGTGACTGGGCGATGTCTGGAGCTGTAAATAATAAACCTAACCTTTGGTACGTGCATTCTCCACTAAATGAATTATGGCAGTTTAAAGATTATATAAGGGAAGAAATTTTAAGTTGGTGGAAAAGACCAATATATGATATTTGGGTTTGGATAAATAGAAGGTTAACATTGAGCTATTCAAAATACGTGGACATCTTAATCTGTAATTCAAAAAACACACAGAATCGCATTAAGAAGTATTATAACAAAGACGCCGTGATTATATTCCCTCCCACGGATATTTCAAAATACCGATGTAGACAAAGCAAAAATTACTGGCTTTCTGTAAACAGACTTATTACTCATAAGAGGATAGAATTACAAACAAAAGCTTTCTCAAAACTACCAGATGAGAGGTTGATTATTGTAGGGAGCTATGAAAAAGGAGCTAGGCAATTTGAAAAGTATAAAAAATATATAGAAAAGACGAAACCTGCTAATGTAGAGATAATAAATTGGGCTGATGATAGGAAACTTACAGAATTATATTCTGAATGCAAGGGTTTTATTACTACAGCGAAAGATGAAGATTTCGGCATGACGGCAGTAGAGGCGATGGCGTCAGGTAAACCAGTAATAGCGCCAAATGATGGTGGGTATAAAGAAAGTGTTATTAATAATGTGACGGGGATACTTATTGATAATATAGACGAAGGTAATCTTAAGAATGCTATAGAAAGGATAAGAGGTGAATTGGACCGAAATCAAGATATATATAGATATGAGAGCATGAAACGCTCTAAGATATTTAACAAGGAAGAATTTATCTCTAAAATAAAAGAACAAATCAAAAATTTATATGAGAATTGA
- a CDS encoding glycosyltransferase family 2 protein — MKPERDISIIIPCLNEEKSIGFCLDEVFNIIKAEGLDVEVIVIDNNSFDKTAEIVKKYQEKLKDLVLIKEERVGYGSAYLTGFNNASGKYIFMADGDGSYDFSLLKSFVDKLKSGFDMVIGDRFSSKNIRDTMPWLHRKIGNPLLSFLVRVFFRARVRDVHCGVRAISREALEKITLYTVGMEFASEMIIKVAKKRMKIGEIGIEYRARIGDSKLRSFRDGWRHLRFILLYSPLLLFLLPGIIIFACGLIGMTLFYFGNPSLLGVNFYVHPMFLFSVMIILGYQVIFFSAFSRIYAITHLGDPDPFIEKLFKKITIERTGLLGFLIAMIGVLIYIFIFIKWIASGLGSLNEIKNSIIALTFFVIGVQTFFSAFMLSALGIKEK; from the coding sequence ATGAAACCGGAGAGAGATATAAGCATAATAATACCGTGTTTAAATGAAGAAAAATCTATCGGTTTCTGTCTAGATGAAGTCTTCAATATCATAAAAGCAGAGGGCTTAGATGTCGAGGTGATTGTGATTGATAACAATTCTTTTGATAAGACAGCTGAAATTGTTAAAAAGTATCAAGAGAAACTTAAAGATTTAGTTCTGATTAAAGAGGAGCGAGTTGGTTATGGCTCAGCATATTTAACTGGTTTCAATAATGCTTCCGGAAAATATATTTTTATGGCCGATGGGGATGGGTCATATGATTTCTCACTGTTAAAGAGTTTTGTTGATAAATTGAAATCTGGTTTTGATATGGTGATAGGAGACAGGTTTTCTTCTAAAAATATCAGAGATACCATGCCGTGGCTTCATAGGAAAATAGGGAATCCACTACTTTCTTTTCTCGTGAGAGTTTTTTTCAGAGCCAGAGTAAGAGATGTGCATTGCGGTGTAAGAGCCATCTCGAGAGAAGCTTTAGAGAAGATCACTTTATATACCGTAGGTATGGAATTCGCTTCGGAGATGATTATAAAAGTCGCTAAGAAGAGGATGAAGATAGGGGAGATCGGTATAGAGTATAGGGCAAGGATCGGTGATTCTAAACTCCGTTCATTTAGAGATGGGTGGAGACACTTAAGATTTATCTTATTGTATTCGCCCCTATTACTTTTCCTTTTACCAGGAATTATTATCTTTGCTTGTGGTTTAATAGGTATGACTTTGTTCTATTTTGGAAATCCGAGTTTATTGGGTGTTAACTTTTATGTTCATCCAATGTTTTTATTTTCTGTAATGATAATCCTTGGATATCAGGTGATCTTTTTCTCAGCGTTTTCCAGAATCTATGCTATAACCCACCTCGGAGATCCGGATCCTTTTATAGAGAAGTTGTTTAAGAAAATCACGATAGAAAGAACTGGTCTTCTGGGCTTTCTTATCGCAATGATTGGTGTCCTCATATACATATTTATTTTTATTAAATGGATTGCTTCAGGGCTCGGATCTTTAAATGAAATAAAGAACTCGATCATAGCTCTAACTTTTTTTGTTATAGGTGTTCAGACTTTCTTCTCAGCCTTTATGCTTAGTGCGCTTGGTATTAAAGAAAAATGA
- a CDS encoding glycosyltransferase gives MKEDKDKIIKSLEAELKEVNFQTNLLRKTFSWTFSQIVDRIILRMFPENSFVRSQYLKSLGHLRNISYAVYGFLYHNQAHLSDKTRQEFERRIKKAFSLGQREKYEKAWNLINFSVDTVSDRFGKRDIKTINAGNYPAKTRIAIIANISLYQCKFYRVDQKIQQLERTGIPYDLFNFSEDMTSFFNVIYRYSSVIFYRVPATFDIIRAITLCKDIGIPTFYDIDDLIFDNKNYPDEYASYCELISKKDYSNLKTGTVYFKKAVSLCDYGIASTIPLLKELEKYVSKKKVFLHRNGLSSEMIDLVNHPKIEHDSTVRIFYGSGTKANKDDFEKLCGKALKKLFDKYGNKIQLTIVGYTKIPPILKKYKNKIKILDVIPEIETYLSFLRDFDINMAMLRPSTFSSCKSEIKWMEAGMFGIPSVVSATENYKDIIKDGIDGFIVSNDEEWFNALDRLISNKSLRVSVGNRAKERILNEYGLKNLSRNLRKIISNPLDNNPVARKRPKIMIVNVFYPPNSDGGATKVVYENVNYLKNKYGNEFDVEVISSFDGKDYPFDTKIYDHEGVRVTSINIPEDHNVDFRITNLRAARIFSDILETRKPDLIHFHCIQRLTASIIKPVIESKIPYIITTHDSFWISKYQFSLNEKDRIKHYDFFNDTKNLTGFDYDGYSKYLLIKEALKNARKVIAVSESFAKLHISLGIKNVIAIPNGISKMPEINKIPSKNGKVRLAHIGGPHQHKGFWLFKKAVEKTSLNNIEIIITDGTIKSGGVRHEKWGNVPVKILGRVPFEQAHRLYEQIDVLVAPSIWPESFGLVSREALNYNTWVIASDRGAIGDDIEIGKNGFVISVNSSKNLERVLKEIDLDPKKYSGPILSKPSIKNIDEQSEEIVRLYKQILKYESN, from the coding sequence ATGAAAGAGGATAAGGACAAAATAATTAAATCTCTTGAAGCAGAGCTTAAGGAAGTCAACTTTCAAACTAATCTTTTGAGGAAGACATTTTCTTGGACTTTTTCACAAATAGTAGACAGGATAATACTAAGAATGTTTCCTGAAAATTCTTTCGTCAGATCTCAGTACTTGAAGTCTTTAGGTCATTTAAGGAATATTTCATATGCCGTCTACGGTTTCCTGTATCACAATCAGGCACATCTATCTGATAAAACAAGGCAAGAATTTGAGAGAAGGATCAAAAAGGCTTTTAGTTTAGGGCAAAGAGAAAAATATGAGAAGGCTTGGAATCTTATAAATTTCTCTGTAGATACAGTTTCGGATCGTTTTGGTAAAAGAGATATTAAAACTATAAACGCGGGCAATTACCCAGCAAAAACAAGGATTGCTATTATCGCAAACATTAGTTTGTATCAGTGTAAGTTTTACAGGGTTGATCAAAAAATACAACAACTTGAAAGAACAGGGATTCCTTATGACCTTTTTAATTTCTCAGAAGACATGACTTCGTTTTTCAACGTAATTTACCGCTATAGTTCTGTAATATTCTATAGAGTCCCTGCAACTTTCGACATTATTCGAGCCATAACTCTCTGTAAAGATATCGGCATTCCAACATTTTATGATATAGACGACTTAATATTTGATAATAAAAACTACCCTGATGAATATGCTAGTTACTGTGAATTAATAAGTAAAAAAGATTACAGTAATTTAAAGACTGGGACGGTTTATTTTAAAAAGGCCGTCTCTTTGTGTGATTATGGAATAGCCTCAACCATACCTCTATTAAAAGAGTTAGAGAAATATGTTTCGAAGAAAAAGGTATTTTTGCATAGGAATGGTCTAAGTTCTGAAATGATAGATTTAGTAAATCATCCAAAGATAGAGCACGACTCTACTGTCAGAATATTTTACGGAAGTGGGACAAAAGCAAATAAAGATGATTTCGAGAAACTATGTGGTAAAGCGCTAAAAAAATTGTTCGACAAATATGGCAATAAGATACAATTGACGATAGTCGGTTACACAAAAATCCCACCTATTCTTAAAAAATATAAAAATAAAATAAAAATTCTGGATGTGATACCTGAAATAGAGACTTATCTATCTTTCTTGCGAGATTTTGATATAAACATGGCGATGCTCAGACCCTCTACTTTTTCATCTTGCAAAAGTGAAATTAAATGGATGGAAGCTGGTATGTTTGGAATTCCTTCTGTTGTCAGTGCAACAGAAAATTACAAAGATATTATAAAAGATGGAATTGATGGTTTTATCGTCTCTAATGACGAAGAGTGGTTTAACGCGCTAGATAGACTTATATCAAACAAAAGTTTGAGAGTATCTGTCGGGAATAGAGCAAAGGAAAGGATTTTAAATGAATACGGATTAAAAAATCTATCACGCAATTTAAGAAAAATAATATCTAACCCACTAGACAATAACCCCGTAGCCAGAAAACGTCCCAAAATTATGATTGTAAATGTATTTTATCCACCAAATTCAGATGGCGGAGCTACTAAAGTCGTATATGAGAATGTAAATTATCTAAAGAATAAATATGGTAATGAATTCGATGTGGAGGTGATAAGCTCTTTTGATGGTAAGGACTATCCTTTTGATACTAAGATCTACGATCACGAAGGGGTTAGGGTCACATCGATAAATATTCCTGAAGATCATAATGTCGACTTTAGAATAACAAATTTAAGAGCGGCTAGAATCTTCTCTGACATTCTAGAGACTAGAAAACCAGACCTTATTCACTTCCACTGTATACAAAGATTAACAGCATCCATAATAAAACCAGTAATTGAGAGTAAAATACCATATATCATTACAACTCACGATAGTTTTTGGATATCAAAATATCAATTTTCACTAAATGAAAAAGATAGAATTAAACATTATGATTTTTTCAATGATACAAAAAATCTAACAGGATTTGATTATGATGGATACAGTAAATATCTTTTGATTAAAGAAGCACTAAAGAATGCCAGAAAGGTTATCGCCGTGTCAGAAAGTTTCGCAAAACTACACATTTCTCTTGGTATAAAGAATGTTATAGCCATACCAAACGGAATCTCAAAAATGCCAGAGATCAATAAAATCCCCTCAAAAAACGGTAAAGTCCGTCTAGCGCACATTGGGGGGCCACATCAGCACAAAGGGTTTTGGTTATTTAAGAAGGCGGTTGAAAAGACCAGTTTAAATAATATAGAGATAATTATAACGGACGGAACGATAAAAAGCGGTGGGGTTCGCCATGAGAAGTGGGGCAATGTACCCGTAAAGATACTCGGCCGTGTTCCTTTCGAGCAGGCACATAGATTATATGAGCAAATAGATGTCCTTGTGGCTCCTTCTATCTGGCCGGAAAGCTTCGGGCTTGTAAGTAGAGAAGCCCTAAATTACAATACTTGGGTTATAGCTTCTGACAGAGGCGCAATAGGAGATGATATAGAAATCGGTAAAAATGGTTTCGTGATTTCCGTAAACAGTAGTAAAAATCTAGAAAGAGTGTTAAAAGAAATAGATCTTGATCCTAAGAAGTATTCCGGACCGATTCTATCAAAACCAAGTATAAAAAATATAGATGAACAATCTGAGGAGATAGTTAGACTATATAAACAGATACTAAAATATGAATCGAACTAA